A genomic region of Herbaspirillum sp. DW155 contains the following coding sequences:
- the dnaN gene encoding DNA polymerase III subunit beta, which yields MQLVKTQRDTLLRPLQIVSGIVERRHTLPILANILIRKDGEKVSFLSTDIEVQITTHADVGSGSEATATTVAARKLLDILRALPDSGEVSISLSNKRLTVQSGKSRFALQTLAAEEFPTVAQAEHYNAQVNLPQKTLKHLFNMVHFAMAQQDIRYYLNGLLLVVEGKNVIAVATDGHRLAFCQVETEEDFPRQEVIIPRKTIIELQRLLDDSDDEVQLQIANNQVKLTFADIELISKLVEGKFPDYTRVVPKGYKNSFTISRDQLLRSLQRAAIMTSDKFKGVRWVIAPGSLKISSTNADQEEAVEELEIDYGGDTVDIGFNVSYLLDVLNNLKNDYVNIALGDANSSALITIPDNADFKYVVMPMRI from the coding sequence ATGCAATTGGTTAAAACCCAACGAGACACGCTCCTGCGTCCTCTGCAGATCGTGAGTGGTATTGTCGAGCGTCGGCACACATTGCCGATTCTGGCCAATATTCTCATTCGCAAGGACGGCGAGAAGGTGTCTTTCCTGTCCACCGACATCGAAGTGCAGATCACCACGCACGCCGATGTCGGTTCGGGTAGCGAGGCCACCGCCACCACCGTGGCGGCCCGCAAGCTGCTCGACATCCTGCGCGCCCTGCCGGATTCCGGCGAAGTCTCGATTTCGCTCTCCAACAAACGTCTGACCGTGCAGTCGGGCAAGTCCCGCTTTGCCCTGCAGACGCTGGCCGCCGAGGAATTCCCCACGGTCGCCCAGGCCGAGCACTACAACGCCCAGGTCAACCTGCCGCAGAAGACCCTGAAGCACCTCTTCAACATGGTCCACTTCGCCATGGCCCAGCAGGATATCCGTTACTACCTCAACGGCCTGCTGCTGGTGGTGGAAGGCAAGAACGTCATCGCAGTGGCCACCGATGGCCACCGCCTGGCCTTCTGCCAGGTCGAGACCGAAGAGGACTTCCCGCGCCAGGAAGTCATCATCCCGCGCAAGACCATCATCGAGCTGCAACGCCTGCTCGACGACAGCGATGATGAAGTCCAGCTGCAGATCGCCAACAACCAGGTCAAGCTGACCTTCGCCGACATCGAGCTGATCTCCAAGCTGGTCGAAGGCAAGTTCCCCGACTACACCCGCGTGGTGCCCAAGGGTTACAAGAACAGCTTCACCATCAGCCGCGACCAGCTGCTGCGCTCGCTGCAACGCGCGGCCATCATGACCAGCGACAAGTTCAAGGGCGTGCGCTGGGTGATCGCACCGGGCAGCCTCAAGATCAGTTCCACCAACGCCGACCAGGAAGAAGCGGTCGAAGAACTCGAAATCGACTACGGCGGCGACACCGTGGACATCGGTTTCAACGTCAGCTATCTGCTCGACGTGCTCAACAACCTCAAGAACGACTACGTGAACATCGCCCTGGGCGATGCCAACTCGTCGGCCCTGATCACCATCCCTGACAACGCTGACTTCAAGTACGTCGTCATGCCGATGCGGATCTGA
- the dnaA gene encoding chromosomal replication initiator protein DnaA, with the protein MENFWQACSHKLEQELTPQQYSAWIKPLVPLDFEDGLLRIAAPNRFKLDWVKTQFANRITALACEYWDAPTEVQFVLDPRGNQGRRPAANAQANGGGANGLGLPNHEQLHLDPEPAQPVRAVAPRQEQSRINPVLTFDNLVTGKANQLARAAATQVANNPGTSYNPLFLYGGVGLGKTHIIHAIGNQVLVDNPGAKIRYIHAEQYVRDVVTAYQRKGFDDFKRYYHSLDLLLIDDIQFFGGKSRTQEEFFYAFEALIAAKKQIIITSDTYPKEISGMDDRLISRFDSGLTVAIEPPELEMRVAILMKKASAEDVVLSDDVAFFVAKHLRSNVRELEGALRKILAYSRFHGKDITIDVVKEALKDLLSVQNRQISVENIQKTVADFFNIKVADMYSKKRPANIARPRQIAMYLAKELTQKSLPEIGDLFGGRDHTTVLHAVRKIAADRAKSPECNHELHVLEQTLKG; encoded by the coding sequence ATGGAAAACTTCTGGCAGGCCTGCTCCCACAAACTTGAGCAGGAGCTGACGCCTCAGCAATACAGCGCCTGGATCAAGCCGCTGGTGCCGCTCGACTTCGAAGACGGGCTGCTGCGCATTGCCGCGCCCAATCGCTTCAAGCTCGATTGGGTCAAGACGCAGTTCGCCAACCGCATCACCGCGCTGGCCTGCGAATACTGGGACGCGCCCACCGAAGTGCAGTTCGTGCTGGACCCGCGCGGCAACCAGGGCCGCCGCCCGGCCGCCAATGCGCAGGCCAATGGCGGGGGCGCCAACGGACTGGGTTTGCCCAACCACGAACAGCTGCACCTGGACCCCGAGCCGGCCCAGCCGGTGCGCGCGGTCGCCCCGCGCCAGGAACAGTCGCGCATCAACCCGGTACTGACCTTCGACAACCTGGTCACCGGTAAGGCCAACCAGCTGGCGCGCGCGGCGGCCACCCAGGTGGCCAACAACCCCGGTACCTCGTACAACCCGCTGTTCCTGTACGGCGGCGTCGGTCTGGGTAAAACCCACATCATCCACGCCATCGGCAACCAGGTGCTTGTGGATAACCCGGGCGCGAAGATCCGCTACATCCACGCCGAACAATACGTGCGCGATGTGGTGACGGCGTATCAGCGCAAGGGTTTTGACGACTTCAAGCGCTATTACCACTCGCTGGACCTGCTGCTGATCGACGATATCCAGTTCTTCGGCGGCAAGAGCCGCACGCAGGAAGAATTCTTCTATGCCTTTGAAGCCCTGATCGCCGCCAAGAAGCAGATCATCATCACCAGTGATACCTATCCCAAGGAAATCAGCGGCATGGATGACCGCCTGATCTCCCGCTTCGACTCGGGCCTCACGGTAGCCATCGAGCCGCCCGAGCTGGAAATGCGGGTGGCGATCCTGATGAAGAAGGCGTCCGCCGAAGACGTGGTGCTGTCCGACGACGTGGCCTTCTTCGTGGCCAAGCATCTGCGCTCCAACGTGCGCGAGCTGGAAGGCGCGTTGCGCAAGATCCTGGCCTACTCGCGTTTCCACGGCAAGGACATCACCATCGATGTGGTCAAGGAAGCCCTGAAGGACCTGCTGTCGGTGCAGAACCGCCAGATCTCGGTGGAAAACATCCAGAAGACGGTGGCCGACTTCTTCAATATCAAGGTCGCCGATATGTACTCCAAGAAGCGCCCGGCCAACATCGCCCGTCCGCGCCAGATCGCCATGTACCTGGCCAAGGAACTGACCCAGAAGAGCCTGCCGGAAATCGGCGACCTCTTTGGCGGCCGCGACCACACCACGGTGCTGCACGCGGTGCGCAAGATCGCCGCCGACCGCGCCAAGAGCCCGGAATGCAATCACGAACTGCACGTGCTGGAGCAAACCCTGAAGGGTTGA